One genomic window of Aethina tumida isolate Nest 87 chromosome 3, icAetTumi1.1, whole genome shotgun sequence includes the following:
- the LOC109593962 gene encoding leucine-rich PPR motif-containing protein, mitochondrial encodes MQRNTFKVFKYLNIIRKYGISSTYPQQRNFYLIPKPNNFISSSIKYYSLTTTTRKSDVTTELESTKDNFNLRPKVNNLKELIQNSYKHVPNYKQIVKLLPLTNFDDLSTDETIILLNYTGALLPNYSKDKRDELCQLIYSKAVASKASNIDIHNTFIKTCTENGKPVHAKILLSIENPNQDTYKSLLENSCELGRINEAVNILEIMKQKQVPVDEDVFNNLLLVHIINGNLAAGNDVLKTMKTAKIPESINTQMAKLRGLAISSKFEEFVETANSSPQLNDDHLLKLLETLGSHGNHAWINELPHLFERSLSRDNQEKVKDICLHLIRMNKEDSAFFIYEKYVDPSTDPNYGFILLRDMLHCNQDINKIIKIAKELRERELNATCLENLTNLALRNGYTDSAWMLLKNLNDLKPHYFWPILATTHKRSGEQGVMEVMAKIQELNVHLDFESLQNYIFRYCDVSEPEILIKNIQQYEYTVTEILSPLIAHLLTIKDTNKAAYLCKKYHVPINGDDMLHTLARAWINTRNSKNIVELLTKYCESNVSDYDNVGEFLIYILNSNKLNLQHFDKLLQEIKRRMLRVTYNSSETIQSIISSIKPNNQAAIEETLKNLTEFGLTPEASKIPHPRDMSLEQLECHLEELIEKKMETRGVLRKLIQRYSAIGNQSRVGELRAMFIDKGYTESAGMKSSIMHSYIEGGHLQQSLQLFEELKENHPDFNLDTYKIVDLATLLIQNNNVKEAFDVITWLGNKGNVSSKGNIRNVCNLLSSLNDIKVQADMLNILQKYGYIANDKMNIALGSIMRLHLNTDLQQAVQKYEELSKKYNCTPLQLELLNAVMKANNLELINKVLDTTENVHGKVSTLSVFIASLAENGLVNKLQKVLGQINDVTIARNLNNFINKRCERWVLEKKIDALKNLAKASEKIHSNIVNKNVIFNSIMKIYSSENDYESALELFNELSEEDLSLKKELSQPLIKIFIKCNSEIPDNVKFYNS; translated from the exons ATGCAAAGAAATACCTTTAAGGTATTTAAATACCTTAATATAATCAGGAAATATGGTATTTCTTCAACTTACCCGCAACaacgaaatttttatttgatacctaaaccaaataattttataagttcAAG cattaaatattattccttAACCACCACAACCAGAAAATCAGATGTAACCACAGAATTAGAATCAACTAAggacaatttcaatttaagacCTAAGGTCAATAATCtaaaagaattaattcaaaatagttACAAGCATGtaccaaattataaacaaattgtcaAACTTTTACCACTTACAAACTTTG ATGATCTATCGACAGATGAAACTATAATTCTCTTAAATTACACTGGTGCATTGTTACCCAATTATTCCAAAGACAAAAGGGATGAGTTGTGTCAACTCATTTACAGTAAAGCTGTGGCTAGCAAGGCTAGTAATATTGACATCCACAATACCTTCATAAAAACATGTACTGAAAATGGAAAACCGGTTCatgcaaaaatattactttcaaTCGAAAATCCTAATCAAGACACCTACAAGAGTCTTTTAGAAAATTCTTGTGAATTAGGTAGGATTAATGAAgcagttaatattttagaaatcatGAAACAGAAGCAAGTACCAGTAGATGAAGATgtattcaacaatttattgcTTGTACATATCATTAATGG aaatttggCTGCTGGAAATGATGTACTGAAAACAATGAAGACTGCAAAGATTCCAGAATCAATTAACACTCAAATGGCAAAACTGAGGGGTTTGGCAATTAGTTCTAAATTTGAGGAATTTGTAGAAACTGCAAATTCATCACCACAATTAAATGATGATCACTTGTTGAAACTCTTAGAAACTTTGGGAAGCCATGGAAACCATGCCTGGATAAATGag ttgCCTCATTTATTTGAAAGGTCATTATCAAGGGATAATCAGGAAAAAGTGAAAGATATTTGTCTTCATTTAATAAGAATGAATAAAGAAGACTCTGCTTTTttcatatatgaaaaatatgttgatcCGAGTACAGACCCAAACtatggttttattttattgagggATATGTTGCACTGTAATCAA gatataaataaaattattaaaattgcaaaagAGCTTAGAGAACGTGAATTGAATGCAACCTGTTTGGAGAATTTGACCAATTTAGCTCTACGTAATGGATATACAGATTCAGCTTGgatgttgttgaaaaatttaaatgacttaAAACCTCATTACTTTTGGCCCATACTTGCTACAACACATAAAAGATCTGGAGAACAAG GTGTAATGGAAGTTATGGCTAAAATTCAAGAATTAAATGTACATCTTGATTTTGAGTcactacaaaattatatatttaggtATTGCGACGTATCAGAACCAGAGATTTTGATCAAAAATATTCAGCAATATGAATACACAGTTACAGAAATCTTAAGCCCATTAATTGCTCATCTGTTAACTATAAAAGATACTAATAAAGCTGCATATTTAT gtaaaaaatatcatgtaCCAATAAATGGTGATGATATGCTGCACACATTAGCAAGGGCTTGGATAAATACAAGAAATTCTAAAAACATAGttgaattattaacaaaatattgcgAATCTAACGTTTCAGATTATGACAACGTTGGGGAGTTCCTAATATACATACTGAattctaacaaattaaatctccagcattttgataaattattacag GAGATAAAAAGGCGGATGTTAAGAGTTACATACAATTCATCAGAAACCATACAATCAATTATATCTTCAATTAAACCGAATAATCAAGCAGCAATTGAAGAAacccttaaaaatttaactgaatttGGCCTAACTCCAGAAGCCTCAAAAATTCCACATCCT cgTGACATGTCGCTGGAACAACTTGAATGTCACCTCGAAGAATTAATTGAGAAGAAAATGGAAACTAGGGGAGTCTTGCGAAAATTAATTCAACGTTACTCAGCCATAGGTAACCAATCAAGAGTGGGCGAACTTAGGGCGATGTTCATTGATAAAGGTTACACCGAATCGGCGGGAATGAAATCTTCCATCATGCACAGTTATATTGAAGGAGGGCATTTACAACAGAGTTTACAGTTGTTTGAGGAATTAAAGGAGAACCACCCGGATTTTAATTTGGATACGTATAAAATTGTGGATTTGGCGACattgttaattcaaaataacaatgttAAGGAAGCTTTTGATGTTATTACTTGGTTGGGCAACAAAgg AAACGTTTCGTCAAAGGGTAATATTAGAAATGTGTGCAACTTACTAAGTtctttaaatgatattaaggTACAAGCAGATATgctgaatattttacaaaaatatggaTACATTGCTAATGATAAAATGAACATAGCTTTGGGATCAATAATGCGACTGCATTTAAATAC AGATTTACAACAGGCTGTTCAAAAATATGAAGAGctgtctaaaaaatataattgtactCCCTTgcaattagaattattaaatgcaGTGATGAAAGCAAACAatctagaattaattaataaagtgttGGATACGACGGAAAACGTTCATGGAAAAGTTTCTACATTATCTGTTTTCATTGCCTCATTGGCTGAAAAcggtttagtaaataaattacaaaaagttttaggg CAAATAAATGATGTTACCATCGCAcgtaatctaaataattttataaataagagaTGCGAACGATGGGTCCTTGAAAAGAAAATCGACGCCCTAAAAAATTTAGCCAAAGCCTCTGAAAAAATCCACTCaaacattgtaaataaaaatgttatatttaatagtataatgaaaatataca gtaGTGAAAATGATTATGAGTCAGCTTTAGAATTGTTCAATGAGTTAAGTGAAGAAGATTTAAGTCTCAAAAAAGAGTTGTCCCAGcccctaataaaaatttttatcaaatgtaACAGTGAGATACCagataatgttaaattttataattcttga
- the LOC109595521 gene encoding cadherin-86C-like — protein MYGPFLVAAFPRFDPTALLREVLVPADAALGTVIYRLRATDPTFEFPLIFSLLGETSSVNVDTLNCTKFNSVCQANVVVKKRLEAGKFYDFMVEVRSARGESAMLNCSFRATNATTPIEKIFPGAPTLLMVSENARRNTELGTILAKGNPQREKPVLLELWGSSQFGLHQRLVSNRDAEGTILLLTPLDYETKTVHHLTILANDPWTDMEYDTRNIAGWPLLVAVLDEQDAPPVFTIAPPITVLNPSLIPGDVILKVHAEDGDRGNPRKVFYYIPSTVQFKDFFNITPNTGELILQQPISNVISASRNGQPIVLTVIAEEERTNPNEPPAQQSSVRLALIPPGVTGGSPTFGSIEYNALLDENAPTGTQLDLLQAEVHTEVGDVITLELQGCNGTFDVSPGVVEGYSKFTINVHNPMLLDYEKWHSVSCLIVAKEINNNNFTSKAKLTVHLNDVNDNSPEFTEQIYKAYVQENANIVTTVLRVEAQDIDREPGNKIKYTSLLGEGSSFFKLDPSTGIITVANSQGLDAETKSTITLTVEAADEDGKGLTTTATVEVHLLDINDQVPAFERDLYEFILNDDQTAFTTNALIKAIDNDISPPNNEVHYELTTPVDGLLLDEHSGELQLTKRWQIEEPITVNVRAWDGGVPRLSSESKVKIYPPGLKSRKMLFIVSGRNPDRKKVLDTLRALTGSKVDINNIRPYTGYEEGATDVSRYNNDGSDPDRSVVEATVSNTGVVDVYKIKQILDNESTNRRSDSTHYKTETSSTTIKQSSGADLLWLLILLIVLAIIAAIILILCCICKPCPFYIPPKRRKISTGEVQKLVVKGSGTGRESKSVQVAEWFGRKEAWTPEQVDLEAESLRRHEVERGSDRGEVKKTIYRQNREQSRDQLYIREGNTDILRLITRGGEQQAQRPVTLVADQAYLADSGKDILMRRFIDQQQNEAARSQVVLPNAVSRLQTEHELLEASLRQQNAMIRQLILDRERDLRLETQSLPAGTQTDIDAGTQTEPHYLRPPLRKVRSDNDASDQSDDELTVIKSRIKSKIARRSNRSQIRRKIKTPILEENEADVMEKPQKVRIVKATTKPRIKQTKTSEMRQKRASSRAGKRPTKSALRKEVLKEISKSLANSDNSLSENEEEHKYESDEDFSEDSIEEISPRSDKTTDSESKFHSETDLRSSRGVGKLPGKVDSRLGSHSDLSNVKKDNKIKPTTKRTSRYMEWYNKNKSKNAPKTNKPSGETNENDLVKETNAAKETIKTISGSRLMKDTESSARKKVVVKKSGAGPEHPLLQHSERRFEVPYQPPNRTDEDADSGIALTKPSMAQKKSVFTIAYNDMHTSQIKDVTTPPL, from the exons ATGTACGGGCCCTTCCTCGTAGCCGCCTTCCCTCGCTTCGATCCCACCGCTCTCCTCCGGGAAGTACTTGTTCCGGCCGACGCCGCTCTCGGAACCGTGATTTACAGGCTGCGTGCCACCGATCCCACATTCGAGTTTCCGTTGATTTTCAGTCTCTTGGGCGAGACGAGCAGCGTGAACGTGGACACCCTCAACTGCACCAAGTTCAATTCGGTTTGTCAGGCCAACGTTGTGGTGAAAAAGAGGCTGGAAGCCGGAAAGTTCTATGATTTCATGGTGGAGGTACGGAGTGCGCGGGGTGAGAGTGCCATGTTGAATTGTTCGTTCCGTGCGACCAACGCCACGACGCCCATAGAGAAGATTTTTCCCGGGGCGCCGACTTTACTGATGGTGTCGGAGAACGCCAGGAGGAACACAGAGTTGGGGACCATTTTGGCGAAGGGTAATCCTCAAAGGGAGAAGCCGGTGTTGCTGGAATTGTGGGGGTCATCTCAGTTTGGATTGCACCAAAGGCTGGTCTCGAACCGCGATGCCGAAGGTACCATCCTTCTGCTTACACCGTTGGATTATGAGACGAAAACTGTCCATCATTTGACAATCTTAGCCAAT GATCCTTGGACTGATATGGAGTACGACACAAGGAATATAGCTGGATGGCCTTTATTAGTCGCCGTGCTGGATGAACAAGATGCACCACCTGTGTTCACTATTGCACCACCAATAACCGTCCTAAATCCATCCCTAATTCCTGGAGATGTAATTCTGAAAGTTCATGCTGAAGATGGTGATCGGGGGAACCCCCGCAAAGTGTTTTACTACATCCCATCAACAGTGCAATTCaaagatttctttaatatCACCCCAAATACAG GTGAACTGATTTTGCAACAACCAATTTCGAACGTTATTTCCGCGTCGAGGAACGGCCAACCCATAGTGTTGACAGTGATCGCCGAAGAAGAACGTACCAATCCCAACGAACCTCCGGCTCAGCAGTCTTCAGTTCGTTTGGCCTTAATCCCTCCAGGTGTGACCGGAGGTTCGCCTACTTTTGGTTCCATCGAGTACAACGCCCTTCTTGACGAGAACGCCCCAACTGGTACTCAATTGGATCTGTTACAGGCCGAAGTACACACTGAAGTTGGCGATGTAATTACCTTGGAGTTGCAGGGTTGTAATGGTACCTTTGATGTTTCCCCAGGAGTGGTCGAAGGCTAttctaaatttacaataaacgtTCATAATCCCATGTTGTTGGATTACGAGAAGTGGCACTCGGTGAGCTGCCTCATCGTAGCCAAagaaatcaacaacaacaactttACTTCGAAAGCCAAGTTGACCGTTCATTTGAACGACGTAAACGACAATAGTCCAGAATTCACGGAACAAATATATAAGGCGTACGTGCAAGAAAACGCCAACATTGTAACAACAGTCTTGCGGGTCGAAGCCCAAGACATAGATCGAGAGCCAGggaacaaaatcaaatacacCTCTTTGTTGGGTGAAGGTAGTTCTTTTTTTAAACTGGATCCCAGCACGGGAATAATAACGGTAGCAAATTCTCAGGGATTGGATGCCGAAACAAAATCAACCATAACTCTTACAGTCGAAGCTGCCGACGAAGATGGCAAAGGACTTACAACCACTGCAACTGTAGAAGTACACTTATTAGATATAAACGACCAAGTTCCTGCATTTGAAAGAGACTTGtacgaatttattttgaacgaCGACCAAACTGCCTTCACGACCAATGCGTTGATCAAAGCCATAGACAACGACATTAGTCCGCCAAATAATGAAGTTCATTATGAGTTAACTACACCGGTTGATGGGCTGCTTTTGGACGAACATAGCGGGGAGTTGCAACTAACAAAGAGGTGGCAAATTGAGGAGCCAATTACTGTAAACGTCAGGGCTTGGGATGGTGGCGTGCCAAGACTTTCCAGCGAGTCCAAAGTGAAGATTTATCCGCCTGGATTGAAGTCGAGGAAAATGTTATTCATTGTTTCTGGAAGAAATCCTGATAGAAAAAAAGTGTTGGACACACTGAGAGCTCTAACAGGCAGTAAAGTGGATATTAACAATATACGACCTTATACGGGCTACGAAGAAGGAGCCACTGATGTTTCCAGATACAATAATGATGGAAGTGATCCAGACAG GAGCGTGGTGGAGGCGACTGTGAGTAATACTGGCGTCGTGGACGTGTACAAAATAAAGCAGATCTTGGATAATGAAAGCACGAACCGACGATCAGACAGTACACATTATAAGACGGAGACTTCGTCGACGACAATCAAGCAATCATCCGGTGCGGATTTGCTCTGGCTATTAATCTTACTGATTGTGCTGGCCATAATAGCAGCAATCATATTGATTTTGTGCTGTATCTGCAAACCGTGTCCGTTCTATATACCACCGAAGAGACGAAAGATTAGTACGGGGGAGGTGCAGAAGTTAGTGGTGAAGGGTTCAGGGACTGGAAGGGAGAGTAAGTCTGTGCAGGTGGCCGAATGGTTTGGGAGGAAGGAAGCTTGGACGCCCGAGCAAGTGGATTTGGAGGCGGAGTCTTTGAGGAGGCACGAAGTTGAAAGAGGTTCGGACAGAGGAGAAGTCAAAAAGACTATCTATAGACAAAATCGAGAGCAATCTAGAGACCAGCTCTACATACGAGAAG GAAATACCGACATCTTACGCTTAATTACCAGAGGCGGCGAACAACAGGCCCAAAGGCCGGTCACGTTGGTCGCTGACCAGGCATACTTGGCCGATAGCGGTAAGGACATTTTAATGCGTCGTTTCATCGATCAACAACAGAACGAGGCGGCCAGGTCGCAAGTGGTGCTACCCAACGCGGTGAGCCGGTTACAGACGGAACACGAGCTCCTGGAGGCGTCGCTGCGACAGCAGAACGCAATGATAAGGCAATTAATCTTGGACAGGGAACGAGACTTGAGACTGGAGACGCAGTCACTTCCTGCGGGCACACAGACGGATATCGACGCCGGTACCCAAACGGAACCTCACTATTTAAGACCGCCACTACGAAAAGTACGATCGGACAACGATGCCAGCGATCAGAGCGACGATGAACTTACCGTAATTAAGTCGAGAATCAAGTCGAAGATTGCTAGGAGATCGAATAGGTCGCAGATCAGGAGGAAAATTAAAACGCCTATATTGGAGGAAAATGAAGCAGACGTTATGGAAAAGCCTCAGAAGGTGAGAATAGTGAAGGCAACAACTAAGCCAAgaatcaaacaaacaaaaacaagcGAGATGAGGCAAAAACGGGCATCAAGTCGAGCAGGAAAACGTCCCACAAAATCTGCTTTAAGAAAAGAAGTACTgaaagaaatttcaaaatcgtTAGCCAACAGCGATAACAGTCTAAGTGAGAATGAAGAAGAACATAAATACGAGTCCGACGAAGACTTCTCTGAAGATAGCATTGAAGAAATTAGTCCAAGATCTGACAAAACAACAGATTCAG AATCCAAATTTCATTCAGAAACTGATTTGAGGTCATCCAGAGGTGTTGGAAAACTTCCTGGAAAGGTGGATTCTAGATTAGGCAGTCATAGTGATTtatcaaatgtaaaaaaagacaataaaattaaaccaacAACTAAAAGAACTTCCAGATACATGGAATGgtacaacaaaaataagagCAAAAACGCACCCAAAACTAATAAGCCTTCTGGCGAAACTAACGAAAACGATCTGGTGAAGGAAACGAACGCGGCAAAGGAGACGATTAAAACAATATCGGGTTCTAGATTGATGAAGGATACGGAATCTAGTGCGCGAAAGAAGGTCGTTGTAAAAAAATCTGGAGCGGGTCCAGAACATCCGTTGCTTCAACACTCTGAGAGGCGATTTGAGGTACCTTATCAGCCACCTAACAGGACCGATGAGGATGCCGACTCCGGTATAGCCTTGACGAAACCTTCGATGGCCCAGAAGAAAAGTGTTTTCACTATTGCTTACAATGATATGCACACAAGTCAAATTAAGGATGTTACCACACCACCTTTGTGA
- the LOC109593974 gene encoding 60S ribosome subunit biogenesis protein NIP7 homolog yields MKRLSEERTKILFEKLAKYIGPNVKLLIDRPDGLYCFREQKDRVYYVSETTLKLANTIPPDQLISVGTCFGKFTKSNKFRLHVTALSYLAPYAQSKIWLKAPAEQQFLYGNHVAKSGLGRISENAEKYQGVVVYSMSDLPLGFGVAARSTAECKHADPMASVCFHQADIGEYIRSEEDLL; encoded by the exons ATGAAGCGATTATCTGAAGAGaggacaaaaattttattcgaaaAATTGGCTAAATA CATTGGAcccaatgtaaaattattaattgatcgACCGGACGGTCTCTACTGCTTCAGAGAGCAAAAAGATAGAGTGTACTATGTATCTGAAACAACGTTGAAATTAGCAAATACTATACCACCAGATCAACTAATTTCTGTGGGAACTTGTTTTGGGAAATTCacaaaatcaaacaaatttcGTCTTCATGTCACAGCACTCAGTTACTTAGCACCTTACGCACAg AGTAAAATCTGGCTCAAAGCACCAGCAGAACAGCAATTTTTATATGGAAATCATGTGGCTAAGTCAGGTCTGGGAAGAATAAGTGAAAATGCAGAAAAATACCAAGGTGTTGTTGTGTACAGTATGTCAGATTTGCCCTTAGGTTTTGGTGTTGCTGCCAGATCAACAGCTGAATGCAAGCATGCAGATCCTATGGCTTCTGTTTGCTTCCACCAAGCTGACATTGGCGAATACATCAGGTCTGAGGAGGATTTGCTTTAG